TGCCGGTCTCAATTTTTTCATCGGCGTTGTCAAGACCATCAAAAAGTTCTCTTCCCCTCGACATAAACGCAAGAACTGGTatgctttctcttctttttctgctCAATTGATTTACAGTTTTAGGGTTTAAGACTAAGAGGTCCTGATTTCTTGTAACAGGTCAATAAAAATGCTATGCTATGCAAATCAATAGACAAAATGTTTCAGAATGGCTCCGACCAAATCACGCCTGATGCCCTGAAACAACTCGTGCAAAATGTGACATTTCTACTCTTGTTGATACACCATGTACATGCATTAGTTTTTTATAGTTACAACTCAGCATACTTACATTATCATCTCACTGCTGGACCAAGGAAGTGAATATATGCATATCACTGAGTTGCAAATTGGGATCATTTCAataacaaaacaataaattgaTTCGTTCTATTGGACTATGTCGTGCTCTTGTAGCATTTCATATCTTTGTGAGAGTGATTTTGACAACTGTCTCTAATTTGTATCCAGACAGGTTTTGGTGTGGAGGAGATTTTGCGCAAGTACATCTGTTATACTTTGAATGAAAAGCCATTCAACCCAGACATGGTTTCCAATTTAATTCAGCTCAGGAAAGCTTCTTTGTTCGATGATTCTCAGGTGGCTAAAATTCTAAatgaaatttcaagaagaaTTGTGCGAGACAAAGGTAAAGCGTTGACCTACTACTATCATCACTTGTATGATCTAATTACACAATACTCCCTTTTCCATATAAAAATAATCTGATAAGGACATGTAGGCGGTGAATGTATACCACCTCCTCCTACATCCGATTATGAGTTACAGAAGAAGGATGCTTGTAATGTGCTCATAAATATGTCCTGCTTCTACTACTACTTCTTTTCATGACTTCTCCATATATCATTCTATGGTCGTCATCTGTtaatgttttggattttttgtgTTGTTAGCAAGGCATTACACTTAATTTGATACATGTACTGCCAAGGTACATTGTACTATTTGCTCCTTTAGCTTTCTAATAAACATATATGGAATTAAAAGTCAGAAAAATTCATTGCAAAATTGTGCTATCAGTTGCTGACTGCTTGTTTGCAACTTGCAAGGCCAGTTGTAATGGATATGGCAGGTTATACTGAATGgggttttaaaagaaaattagccGTTCAAGCCCTATATGGAAAGGTGTTCTATCTGTCAGAGGTAAGGGACCAAACAACCAAAATGACTTTGACCAACTGCCTGTatggtttatttttattttttctttttcttttgttgttagaAACTACCTTGATTCACATCATAAGAAAATATGACTAGTACCTTGCTCCTCTCGTTTACGTTTCCAAGCTAGTACTTAGTTGTCCTGCCATGGAGAAATTCTGCATGCTACTGGCTTACACCCCTTCTCACAAAATCAGATTCACCACTCACGTGTGAGTTATTGTGAGAATTGCAATAGGATATTTAGTAGTTGCCTTGTGCGAGATTTAGCTAAAGGGTGATGGTACTGTTAGTTCAGTTTGATGGAGTGACATCTAATCCTAATGATCTAGTAATTGTGATTGGTAAGCTTTATATGTCACTTCAACCAAAGCCTGTGTAATTTAATAACTAGTGATGCCATGTCAGGAATCGATGGTCAGTGTTGCCTGGCTAGCTTCAACAATGCCAACTTGTTAGACAATGCCCTTCTTATTTCTAATCATTGGAGTTTGCGAGGACTTCTATCAAGGAAAATAAGTTCACTTGGATTGTTAATAAAACCTTAGAAACAAATTTTGTTCTTCTCCTGTAATTAGTTGAATTAAATAAGTCAAGAGATACAGGGAGACCACGAATGAAGTTCTGACCTATTTTCTTAGATGAGTTTCAAGGGCTGTTATATTTTTCCAATtctgtttttcattttatattttcattctgaTCATACCTAAACCTGAATAGATTATAGTATACCTCTCTAATACTGTTTTTATGTTCTTGCAGGTGCTACTAATAAGCCTCAAGAACTAGATGACGTAGTTCTTAGGAGACTggttagttttgttttcttctctctttcacttTGCTAAAACTATCTTCTGAATCATTAATGTTAAAATTTTGTGACAGTCTGGGATTGCACAATGATGCTTTTCCTGCGTTGGTAGCGTATTTGTGGTAGGGGTTGGGTTGGGTTCAAGGAAATTGTTTAGATTTTCCAATGAACAGTGACGACCTTATTTGGTTCTTCTGTTACTTGAGTAGTGGTCATGTATCTAAGTGCTcttctcaaaaagaaaaatacacacAAGTTTTGTATTCTGAAAGGTTCTAAGCAAAGAAATCACTGTGCAAAGATGGGAAGTTGATCGCCACATTCTGAAGTATCATTATCCTATTTTCAGCTATTGTTATGTCCAATCCGTTTACTTtctattgctttttttttttttctggttaaACTCACCGTAAAGTGAAACCCTGACAGGTGAAGAGAGTATACATACCTTTACCAGATCTAACTGCTAGGAGACTCCTCCTAAGTCACAAACTCAAAGGCCAAGCATTTTCCTTACCAAGTAAGATTATGCTCTTATCTTGTAGCCAATACTTTTATTTAAGATCAATGATCTAATATATCCGATTAGGTGTAAACGATACTTTAGCTTACTATGTTAATTAGTctatgaattttttgttttaactTGGCATCTCTTGTTACAATAGAGTATGTCTCTTGTTACAATAAAGTGTTTCTCATGTATATGGACAATGTTTCGGAACTTTCTTCTTTGTAGATCTTACTCCATGTAACCAAATAATGACCAAAAGAAgtgatgtatttttttttttgggtggtgATTAAGATCTGTGGTTGATTTTTATGCTTACTAAAAAccattgcttttcttttctttctcttaattTGTTATCAAATTCAAAGGGCATAAATATCTGTTTCATGTAAAGTTCAGAGCACATAAACATTGCTTTTTGATATTAGTATGTCTTTTCAATTTACTATAGTGCATAAAAGTTGATACTGCAGTCTCCTCCAGCTAAATACATCTGCTTAGGTACTTTTGTTTCAGTCCAGAATCTGGTACTTGAAATGTTGGCTGGTTATACATTACTTAATTTGAGTCTTCTTTCGGCTTGAGTCTTGATGTTATTTGGTTAGATGGTTGTTGAAGGAAAGACATATGATGTTGATTATGATTTTTTGTATATATGTTCCAGGCTAGAATGAGATTTTTGGGAACTGTTTTTGCAAAGTGAAATTATTTCACCAATGCTAAGGTACAATTTTAATCGACCAATCATGTACGTCTTACATTTATTCTCATGTATTGTTAGACAATTCATTTTAGTACTTGTGATTCATATGAGTTAGTAGAGGACAGAGGTTTACATAGTAGCTGATGGAGTACTTTTCTGGAAATGCATAATATACATTAAAGTCTTTGCATTGTCTACAGGACAAATGGGAAACTTAATTTGGTTCACACAGCACAAATCTCTTCTTAGCAAAGAAGGGGACAGCCTATTCCCCAATTGCTCTTGGACAAGAGTATTGGTTGCCCATTCTTACTGGTGCCAACACCAGGCTAAGCAACATGACAAAAACCAGGCTTGTCCTAAGGATCACAGACAGTAGCTCAACTTGTAGACATGGAGCTCCAATGTACTCGGCATTATATAATGTAGAAAAGAGCAAAAGTTGATAGATACAGAGAAAGAAGGCAAATGTACAAATGACCCTCCTAAATTAGTGTATGAATATTTGGGAAATAATTAGGTTTGATATCAATTTACAGAATTCATTTAATATGTGGTGGAATTTGAATTAATTTGAttgttatatattttgtaaCAGTTAGACATCCAGAATAAATGGAAAGCATTGTCCAACTTGTTATAACACAACGTTAAAAGCTCAATATGTCGTCTCAAAGCACAACATAATATTCACAATAGCCACataataaaaactgtcgtctgagatTAATACAGATCATGGATGCTATCACAAAatagttgtgtgaataacagtcacacaacagttataaaaaaatgacttctgaatcataatcacacaacgggttcTTAAGTTGCCTGTCGTCTGAGTGACGTTCACACGACAGTTAATGATGTCGACAAGCTATCGATAGTCTGTCGACATGCATGCCGagttcttcagacgacagttctctaaatcatgtttcatcagacggcagcgagatatacgacagtcagctccgcatcagacgacagttttcagccgtcgtctgattcaatttttgtactagtgatgtctccattgcaaatcaaatgtaaaattttctcaaaaaatgggtctaaagtttcttgttctaccatgattaaacttcaaagcatcatattagagagatagaatgactatgctagagaaatttttgatgaaaaagaaatagggaatcgaaaagagttttgaagCCCTCTATGTCTGCAGAAAAATAAGGGTTTAAGATTTGaggatgattgacttgccaaatagaaaaaagaaaaacataattaTGAGGAAGGGCAGTTAGGGTAAtcttcaaaagaaaattgaattaaagtaataggaaaatagagggggtgtgtgaatagagaaaaatggtgtgtgaatagcaccaccctatttttttttccatagtaAACATGTATTTAGTGGTATCAATCTATCATCAACAAGCAAAATTGACATCTTCAACGGAGAAGGCATTAAAATTATGCGGTGATTGTCCAGATCTATTAATTGCTTTCTAGGCTTTAGTTTAGGGTATTGCAGTTACTGGAATTGCAATCCAACTTTCTTGAGAAATAGAACTCTCTTAGAATTTTCATTGTGATAAAGGTCATATTATGCACATAAGGAATCGCATATATACAAAGCTGTTCTTTTGAAGAGTTTTATCAAGTTTTAGATGCATGCTTTATTAGTGGTGAATAGGAAAATGTACTGATCTGGATGTGAATTGCTTTGAGGATATTTTGGGGAAAATAGGGAGGTGTAGTTAGCATATTGCgtatttgaaaaaataaattagaggTCTAATAAGTAAGGAGGTCTAACTGCCAATTtcggaggtatgaatagaaacactCTTTGACTTTTTTAGGCTCCTagtgtaaccaaaaaaaaaaaattttgtaattggaaAACAGAAACCATTCAATAAAATTTGGGAATCTGATACGGGGGGCCACACTCTCTGTACTCCCAATCATATTTTATGActgaattttctttttatttatttatttatttattagggTGAGGTTTTCTTGTTGCAGTTGGGGTTGTAATTTCTGTATATAATATTGTTTTCGAGTTTTATTATCATATGGGTATGTAGTTATCTCagcctttgttttttttgtttggttgtgttttattTGGGACTCAACGATTTGTGAGCTATTTGACCCTGTCTATTTGTTTTTTCAGTTAATGTTCTTTCTTAAATAaaatctctgatttttttttctttctagaaATTGGGCCTCTTGGCAACGATATAGACTAGATTTTCAATCAATGATTTTCCCTTTCCCATGGCTTAAAGGAGTGATTTTTCATTCCTAATTGTGTGGTTAAAccattatgtcattagttttcTTTCTGTACCGTCCAGTAGCGGAACCAGGATCCAAAAcctgtctaggctaattagcAATCAGACTAATTtctctataatatatatatatatatatatatatatatattttgtacaaTAACGATAGCTCACACAACTTTTTGTACAATGACGATAGTCCCATAAGAAACCAAGCAGTATCAACAGAGGTATTGAGAGTAAGTAATTCATTCCACAATTTAAGCTGTTTTTCCTTTTGAGGATACATGTATAAAAATGTAATGTACCAGCGATCAGCATTTTTAGGAttagagaagcagaaaaatgaaTATAACGAGGATGTTCAAGAACAACTGAAATATTataatttatttcattccaAAGTAATGTCAAGCCACCACATTGCCCATCCGCTGGAATACAACAAGCATTACCAAAAGGAAGCTTAGAAACTAGCTTATCTGAAGCATCCTTATCGAGTCTAGTATCCATTAAATAGAAAACATCAAGAGCAACTAAAGAAGATAGAAAGGTTGCTTGAGGGACAAAACCTGGCCGTGAACAACCACGGCAATTCCAACTAAGGATTGTCATTCTAAACTATTGAAAGAAGAAGGTTCTGCATTGGATTCTTTAACAGAGTCTCTGCCTCGTTTACAAGCTTATGAAGAAAGATCCAAAATAAGGAGTCACATAATCTTGACTAGAGGTATGTAAATTTATGCTAGAGTTGAATCCGAAAAAACAAGTACACCATAAGCCTAAGCTTGTAATATGCAGATTAacaaaatcaagaacaaacaCTCAAACAGAGAGCCAATAAAATTAACTGAGCAAAAGTAAAAGACAAACCTGGCCTTCACGAACTCAAAGCTACAATTAAACATTAATTGATAATTATCCAAGCTGAAAGAGAGAGCACAGTGACCAATTGTATAGGTAAGAACTTGAACCCAACTCACCGTCATAAGTAAAACCCAATTGAAGGCAATGGGGCATCTGCAATCCTCAAAGCCAAAGAGGTGGGGAGCCATCAAGGAGTAGAAATAACCTCAACCCAAATGGATATTGAAGAGATTCTCTGGACCAGTGCTGCGTTTGATTCCAAAACCCCAATTTTCCGTTGTTGCCATGCCATATTGTCCTGGTCTCTTGCGCAAAAAAACTGATGATCGAGAGATTTATGATTTGGTTCTTCAAATTGATAATCTTTGAGATAGAATTGATCTTTCCATTTGATCACCAAAGCGACCCAGAATACATATACTTAGGGGTTTTTGGGTCAAATTCTTGTCTAGGCTGCAGCCCAGATAGCCTACCATGTGGTTCCGCGCCTGGGCACTACGAATCCAACTATCAATGCATGGGAAATCATCAGCTTGACAACCGTTGAAATCAGTGACGTATCTAGGATTCGAAAATGGGGTGGGCTAAATTCATGGGTGCCCATTTTTTTGAGCgaaggccaaatttttttctgtttttttttttaatgtctcCATAGCCAAACCTGCATAAGATCAATGATTCCTATTCGGAGCCAAAATCAGTGCATAATAAGTACTACAAAACAAGAACACTCAAATCCACGTACACAGCATAGCCATAAAAAATTCATCTAAACACCCAAAAATTAGGAAGCATAAAAAGAACACCATTTGATATAAACGATTGATACCCGGAAAATGAAAACACAAAGTCCGTAGAACTTCAGAAAGGCTCTTATGGTTTTCCGTAGAACAAGATCTGTTCAATGGCCAACATTATCTTGACCACTGAAGGTTGGTTGACTTATGGTTGACTTTGCTTCAATTCCTGTTTGGAACTATTAGCTGCTCCGCCTCCGTATCTTGGTTACCATACAAGTGTATCTCTATATACAAAGCGAGGAGGCCTTTAGAGTTCATTATTTGGTCAAATTTTTGAACTTCCAATATTGCCCTTGATATTTCCCACGATTGACAGAGTAACAGAAAGGGGATTGATGGTTCTGGCTTTTGCCGCACAGAGAAAACTACTTCTGTCTAGGGGTGTCAATTtcaacacgactcgaaacccgcacgaaataaagctaGTTGAACCCGCAGGATTAAAAAACGGgtcggccgtgggtcaacccgccatgacccatttaataagtGAGTCGGCCATGGGTCAAtctgccaacacgaagtgaacccgtataacccgattatgctatacttattcttgaaattttggacgttgggagtatttgatcataggattagataatttgaaataatttgctttataattattggatttacttatttatgaatatataaaattatttatattcttcatcttgtggagtttttagtgaatttaataaatttatgcatttttttttagttaaatgggtcacattattaacccttaaatggattattttgtctaacaagacatgacctatttgttaaatgggttaagcaggttggaaacgggtaacccgtttaataaataggttgagtttgagtttaaatttttgacacgattattaaatgggttgaatttggatttgtatcttgcgacacgacaaataccttaacccgacacgacccattgacagccctacttctGTCTTTTAATTCGAGGCAGAGGAAAGCGTTTAGAGCGGTAGGGTTGAATAATTATGGGTCTTGGGTATTGGAGATTGATGATTAGGGTTCTTGATGGCAGAGATTATTAGGTGAAAGAGTGATTGAGGAGCAAAAAAATGCGAAAGCCTTTCAAGGATTCGTTTAAGGCACTTGAAGCTGATATTCAGTTTGCCAATACTTCGAAAGACTCTTTTTAATCTTTTCTTTTGCTCAATCTTCATCCATAGTTCATTTCTTTCTGTTGATTACATGGATTGATTCTGGGTCATACCCAAGTTTGTTTATTTGTCATGATTTTGATGGAAATTGGTAATCTTGGGAATTTGATCTGTCTAGTTTTGCTTTTGGAATTTTAGTTTTCTATACCATTCATGCAAGATTAGCTTTATAGTTTGTACAGGTTGAACATTTGGATAATTGTGTAGATGATTCTGCTCTAAACCCACAAGTCACAATTGCTTATGAATTGTATGCTGAATTCTATAAAGGAGTGCAAAGTTGATTTGTGCTAATAGAAGAGAGTACTATTTGAAGGGTTTGAGGAATTGAGCTTATTTCAGCCATAGACAAACATGCTATGATTTTGTATTAGAATTCTTATCAAATTACAATATCATTAAAAGTATCCTATTTCAATTACAATATGAAACAGAAATCCATTCAGAAGCCAAAATAAGAACAGTCATCTAGAGTCGATGTGTGGTAATTTTCTTTTAGTTCTTGCTAATAGTTTTTTCCAAGTGCTAGTGATCCATGGAATTTGAACCGTTAAATCATTTATTGTTTGTTGGGGTTATAGGCTGTCCATTTGTTGTATATATGTTGATTCATGACTTGGTAATTACTCAAGAAGTGTGATAACTGGGGTAAGgcgaacatatatataaattcagAAAGCTAGCTTActaattatgtttttgtttttcaggtTTGTTAGATTTGAAAGGTTTAGACTTCAACCATGCTCCATTTTTTACCAGGTTGGGATCTGAAAccatgagatttttttttgttgagtcacaCAGAACTTCCCGTTTGATTGATCTTTTGATATACAACTATAATGTTTTGACCTAAATGAGCAGTTCTTTTTGTAGGCAGTGaaggggtaaaaaaaaaaacaagatatGATTTTCTGTTTCCAGATTTATAGCAGATATTCTGTTGGATTTTGCATTGGTTGTATATTTTGTTGTCTATTGTGAAATTATATGGCTGTTGCATGATCTAAGTTTTGAGAATTTGTATTTGAAATAAGTGGTACAGTTAATTATCTCTTATATAGAGGAAAGCGTTTTCATATCCATTATAGAattttgatgaatgaatgaCATGAGTCTTTGGATAACAGAACCATTAAAAACTTTACAATAATGTCACTCTCCTAGAACACTATATAGAGGAAAAATATTACACACTTTGAATCATATAGGTCTGAATCAATAGAGTCAAAGATTCttatcatatatacctgctaaGCTAGAAGAGAAGCTATCTAGAAATTTAATCTGGTCGGTTACTCTAATACAGTCAAGAAATATAATTTTATACATTTTTTGTTAAAGAATACATGGAAATAGGCAACTGCTGAATATACAAAGAAAATACTTTCCGTTACTATGATTGAACTCATGGAAATACAATTGCTTAAAGAAACTACTTTGAGTTTCTTGAATTCTACCCCAATTAAATTTTGCTGCACTTTTGCAAATTGGGTCAAGCTGTTTAAATTTCTTGATTGATTATTTGCAGGTACTAGCTCTAGAGCACAATGTGAAGATACAAAAATGTACTAGCAGTGGCTCTTTATGTGCGAAACTGGAATGTCCTAACAGCAACCATTCAATTGCTAATGAAGGTACTTTTGTCAATACTAATAAGTCTGAAAGATTGGGGAAAGAGGTTCCACTGAGTAAAGCTTTGATTTGGGGGCCAAGGGtaagaggaaaatgaaaaatgtaatGAGAAGCAAGGCAAGAAGCAGCTCCTTATTTGAGAAATAGTGCCGAATTCTAACTGTTGTATAAGTAGCTGAGTAATTCTGACTGTTGTGCCTTTAACCACATAAAAAAGATGGACAATATAAAATAATCACGataattaaaacaaaagttaatcacacacgTGAGCAATGCACTTCCGCACGCGCGTAAGCATGTGTAGGAAGCTAGTATGCTCATTAACTTGACAACTGTTTGGGATATCGCCTGTATTTTGATTTTAATAGCATAAGAAGACTTGCTAGAATAAAGTCTTATTAAGCAGCATGATTGCTGCATTGTTATTATTGTCTTATTAATAACTTCACGTGTTTATGGTACTGGCCAATTTTCAAGAGATCAACATCTAATGAGTTTTAAATATTTGCATGCTGATTTATACTAGCAAGCAGCTTGGAGATGACAAAACTGCTAAAGACTACAAAATTGAGGGTGGCTCTGTCCTTCATTTAGTGCTTGCACTACGTGGTGGTAGTCTATAAATTGTATCGTAGTATTGTATCTATTGATGTTCGGGCAAACTCTTTTGTGAAAGCTTTATCGAGTCTTGATACCCCAAAACATTTGAGTTGCATGACAAGTGGGTTACTTTGGACATAAATATTGGTGTTACATATTGCACTTTACCTTTCTGCTCTGTGATGTTCACTGTACTGCTTTTGTGCTTTTACTGCTCTGTGATGTTCACTTTACCTTAGCTTCACTAGGGCAACAAATTTTATCAATCCTGATTACAATTGTTTTCTGCTTGTGGATATTCTATAAAACTTGGTGACATACTGACATGTACTCCATATGCTACTTGTGTGTCTGGAAATTAGATGAAGTATACCTTTCAGAAGGAATGTGATAATTCTACCTAGTGTATCTATCTAAGAAGGGAACTGTTATCATACTTGAAAAATCAATCTACACAATCCAAACCGGCTGTTTAGAGTTGAAAGCGTGTGATTTAGAATTCACATTCTCAGAGATGGTAAACTGAAATGATTCCGCAATGAATTATAATAGTATAGTAATCAGGGCGATTGAAGTCACACAGATCTGTTGTTAACTTTTGGTTAATAACGATCTAAAGTTGGCCTAGATGAGGTTACAACTTGGCACAAGACAGAACATGTTAtttatgtttaaggaaaaagagattcgagagaaattgtagagagaattgtcaTCATATTAATGAGAATAggtgccctatatatagggattacaaagcactagttctaatgttacaaggaataccaatctgtgtaggattgggaaatctagaaccttctctcctattcctactcctagtttgataagacacactaaacttgattttccttcaacactctcccttgtgccgctcaaacttggtggtgacgcttcatccgttgcctcgttaaaaaccttgctcgagtgaaaaaaaaaaccctgtgggacaaaaacacgctcgaggaggagaaaaagagtacaacacgtcttCTACTCTTCGaaatcaaacat
Above is a genomic segment from Rosa chinensis cultivar Old Blush chromosome 3, RchiOBHm-V2, whole genome shotgun sequence containing:
- the LOC112193009 gene encoding fidgetin isoform X3; this encodes MLCKSIDKMFQNGSDQITPDALKQLVQNTGFGVEEILRKYICYTLNEKPFNPDMVSNLIQLRKASLFDDSQVAKILNEISRRIVRDKGATNKPQELDDVVLRRLVKRVYIPLPDLTARRLLLSHKLKGQAFSLPS
- the LOC112193009 gene encoding uncharacterized protein LOC112193009 isoform X2: MVSNLIQLRKASLFDDSQVAKILNEISRRIVRDKGATNKPQELDDVVLRRLVKRVYIPLPDLTARRLLLSHKLKGQAFSLPRQMGNLIWFTQHKSLLSKEGDSLFPNCSWTRVLVAHSYWCQHQAKQHDKNQACPKDHRQ
- the LOC112193009 gene encoding uncharacterized protein LOC112193009 isoform X1 encodes the protein MLCKSIDKMFQNGSDQITPDALKQLVQNTGFGVEEILRKYICYTLNEKPFNPDMVSNLIQLRKASLFDDSQVAKILNEISRRIVRDKGATNKPQELDDVVLRRLVKRVYIPLPDLTARRLLLSHKLKGQAFSLPRQMGNLIWFTQHKSLLSKEGDSLFPNCSWTRVLVAHSYWCQHQAKQHDKNQACPKDHRQ